One genomic region from Bacteroidota bacterium encodes:
- a CDS encoding CPBP family intramembrane metalloprotease: MIGIVIQLLLSWLLLWLIEKKSLSVLGFYPTGKRLRLFFLFLFITAAFSASEYLFRMWLAGQRWALNNEGSSAQLISGLWWNLKSVLFEELIFRGALFYILIKRIGIPYSLIISSSAFGIYHWFSHEVFGDPGQMLVTFIITGIMGLVYAYAYTKTFSLLVPIAIHFGWNMIKSVVFSDTVIGKQLLVIQEPVPVVTVSYFAYFFIGFFPIIGCWAMCFVLLKKQRQEPLP; encoded by the coding sequence GTGATTGGTATTGTTATACAGCTTTTGTTGTCGTGGTTGTTGCTGTGGCTTATTGAAAAGAAAAGCCTGAGCGTACTCGGCTTTTATCCCACGGGGAAAAGGCTGCGACTTTTTTTTCTTTTTCTTTTTATTACGGCGGCCTTCTCCGCATCAGAATATCTTTTCAGGATGTGGCTGGCCGGGCAGCGATGGGCTTTAAATAACGAAGGCTCGAGCGCACAACTTATTTCAGGATTATGGTGGAATCTCAAATCGGTTTTGTTTGAAGAACTGATTTTCCGGGGTGCGCTTTTTTATATTCTGATAAAAAGAATCGGCATTCCGTACTCACTCATTATCTCATCATCAGCCTTTGGCATTTATCACTGGTTTTCGCACGAGGTGTTTGGCGATCCGGGACAAATGCTTGTGACCTTTATTATTACCGGAATTATGGGGCTGGTGTACGCCTATGCCTACACAAAAACGTTTTCCCTGCTTGTTCCGATTGCCATTCATTTTGGCTGGAACATGATAAAAAGCGTAGTGTTTTCCGATACCGTGATCGGCAAGCAGCTGCTCGTTATTCAGGAGCCGGTGCCCGTGGTAACAGTTTCGTACTTCGCGTATTTTTTCATCGGCTTCTTTCCAATTATCGGTTGTTGGGCGATGTGTTTTGTGCTGCTTAAAAAGCAGCGTCAGGAGCCATTGCCTTGA
- a CDS encoding class I SAM-dependent methyltransferase encodes MEQQNNIKIEACPVCGGRTFADMIVCKDYTVSKAEFAIQQCSSCGFAFTNPRPANEHLGAYYESDDYISHSNTSKGLVSKMYQRVRKYTLKKKVQMVTALAGKTGNLLDIGCGTGDFLNASRDAGWKITGIEPSPSARQMAKANHNLDILDEPLLDTLPGQSFDVISMWHVLEHVPDLPGRMQTLKRLLAPGGTLIIAVPNRNAHDAAHYGKFWAAYDVPRHLWHFRPDDIRALAKTHGFELTAIKPMVFDAYYVSMLSEKYRSGSNRYLAAAWRGFISNRKAGTERWSSQIYILRHANS; translated from the coding sequence GTGGAACAACAGAACAACATCAAAATAGAGGCTTGCCCGGTATGCGGTGGCCGCACATTTGCCGACATGATTGTGTGCAAGGACTACACCGTAAGCAAAGCCGAGTTTGCCATACAGCAATGTTCGTCTTGCGGCTTTGCATTCACCAATCCGCGCCCGGCAAACGAACACTTGGGCGCCTACTACGAGTCGGACGATTACATTTCGCATTCCAACACGTCGAAAGGGCTGGTGAGCAAAATGTATCAGCGTGTACGCAAATACACCCTGAAAAAGAAAGTGCAAATGGTAACCGCGCTGGCAGGCAAAACGGGCAACTTGCTTGATATTGGTTGCGGCACGGGCGACTTTCTGAATGCAAGCCGCGATGCAGGATGGAAAATCACCGGTATCGAGCCAAGTCCTTCGGCACGGCAAATGGCCAAAGCCAACCACAACCTCGACATTCTCGACGAGCCGTTGCTTGACACATTGCCCGGCCAGAGTTTCGACGTAATTTCCATGTGGCATGTGCTTGAACATGTGCCCGATTTGCCAGGCCGCATGCAAACACTTAAACGCCTGCTTGCGCCCGGTGGCACGCTCATCATTGCCGTGCCCAACCGCAACGCCCACGATGCCGCACACTACGGAAAATTCTGGGCCGCCTACGATGTGCCCCGTCACCTCTGGCATTTCCGCCCGGACGATATACGCGCACTGGCAAAAACGCACGGCTTCGAACTCACCGCAATAAAACCCATGGTGTTCGACGCATACTATGTTTCGATGCTGAGCGAGAAATACCGCAGCGGCAGCAACCGTTACCTTGCTGCTGCCTGGCGCGGATTTATTTCAAACCGCAAAGCCGGAACCGAACGCTGGTCGAGCCAGATCTACATTCTCCGCCACGCCAATTCATAA
- a CDS encoding DMT family protein: MLTRQLLTIGLLVLSNVFMTFAWYGHLKFHEWGWFTRAGLFATVLISWGLAFFEYCFQVPANRIGYLENGGPFNMVELKVIQEVVSLIVFSLILAFVFKKQELTLNHLIGFGFLILAVYFVFKK, from the coding sequence ATGCTCACCCGTCAGCTGCTTACCATTGGGTTGCTGGTGCTCTCCAATGTGTTTATGACTTTTGCCTGGTACGGCCACCTCAAGTTTCACGAATGGGGCTGGTTTACCCGCGCCGGACTTTTTGCCACCGTGCTCATAAGCTGGGGGCTGGCGTTTTTCGAATACTGCTTTCAGGTGCCCGCCAACCGCATCGGCTACCTCGAAAACGGGGGGCCGTTTAACATGGTTGAGCTGAAGGTGATTCAGGAAGTGGTGTCGCTTATTGTGTTTTCGCTCATTCTGGCATTTGTATTCAAAAAGCAGGAGCTCACGTTAAATCACCTCATTGGCTTTGGTTTTCTCATCCTGGCCGTTTACTTTGTATTCAAGAAGTAG